One Bacillota bacterium DNA window includes the following coding sequences:
- the murA gene encoding UDP-N-acetylglucosamine 1-carboxyvinyltransferase: MDSILIRGGVRLSGRVVISGAKNAALPAIAAALLTADEVVLTGVPALDDVGTMCELLDNLGVCVNMTPGRVRLRAPRATARPAPYDLVRRMRASFLVAGPLLARFGVARMPMPGGCAIGSRPINLHLKAFAAMGADLTIGNGCIEAVAPAAGLRGARVYLDYPSVGATENALMAAVLADGVTVIENAAQEPEVVDLANLLSAMGAKVRGAGTGVVKIEGVDELRGASHTIVPDRIEAGTYMAAAVITRGDVLIDNVVPEHLAATISKLREAGAVVETQGSSLRVSSSGEVRPLDIKTMPYPGFPTDLQAQFMALLSIASGTSVITETVFENRFMHVDELARMGARIKIDGRSAVVEGVETLSGAPVRATDLRAGAALVVAALASRGETEIFGVGHIDRGYEAIEHKLRMLGAVIERRTDVRESLAAGAGAL, encoded by the coding sequence TTGGACAGCATCCTCATCCGGGGAGGGGTGAGGCTTTCGGGCCGGGTGGTCATAAGCGGCGCGAAGAACGCTGCGCTGCCCGCCATAGCGGCGGCGCTTCTCACTGCTGACGAGGTCGTCCTGACAGGGGTTCCCGCCCTGGACGACGTGGGAACAATGTGCGAGCTCCTTGACAACCTCGGTGTGTGTGTGAACATGACACCCGGTCGCGTGAGGCTTCGCGCTCCTCGGGCGACGGCACGGCCGGCGCCGTATGACCTTGTCAGGCGGATGAGGGCATCGTTTCTGGTCGCGGGCCCGCTCCTGGCGCGCTTCGGAGTTGCGCGCATGCCAATGCCTGGCGGATGCGCGATCGGCTCTAGGCCGATAAACCTTCACCTAAAGGCGTTTGCGGCCATGGGGGCGGATCTCACCATCGGGAACGGCTGCATCGAGGCTGTGGCGCCCGCCGCCGGGTTGCGAGGCGCGCGGGTGTACCTGGACTACCCCAGCGTTGGAGCGACCGAGAACGCTCTGATGGCGGCTGTCTTGGCCGACGGTGTCACGGTCATCGAAAACGCTGCTCAGGAGCCTGAGGTGGTCGATCTGGCGAACCTTCTCTCTGCCATGGGCGCCAAGGTAAGGGGCGCGGGCACCGGCGTTGTAAAGATCGAAGGTGTTGACGAACTCCGCGGGGCTTCTCACACCATTGTGCCTGACCGCATCGAGGCCGGCACGTACATGGCAGCCGCGGTGATCACCCGCGGTGACGTGCTGATCGACAACGTGGTCCCCGAACATCTTGCGGCCACCATATCAAAGTTGCGCGAGGCGGGCGCTGTTGTAGAGACACAAGGGTCGAGCCTGCGCGTGAGCTCTTCGGGTGAAGTCCGGCCTCTCGACATCAAGACCATGCCGTATCCAGGGTTCCCCACAGACCTACAAGCTCAATTCATGGCGCTCCTTTCCATTGCGAGTGGAACGAGCGTCATCACCGAGACAGTCTTCGAGAACAGGTTCATGCACGTTGACGAGCTCGCCCGAATGGGTGCGAGGATCAAGATAGACGGCCGATCCGCAGTGGTAGAGGGAGTGGAGACTCTCTCAGGAGCTCCGGTGAGGGCTACGGACCTCCGGGCTGGTGCAGCGCTTGTGGTAGCGGCGCTAGCGTCGCGGGGCGAGACCGAGATCTTCGGTGTGGGTCACATCGATCGCGGGTACGAGGCCATCGAGCACAAGCTACGCATGCTCGGGGCGGTGATCGAAAGACGCACCGATGTCCGAGAGTCTTTGGCGGCCGGCGCGGGCGCACTGTAG
- the spoIID gene encoding stage II sporulation protein D — protein MDRAVIFSVGFCILVVLVVPSVLVRGCDYGVEPRQQAAGPTVRVFVTATGQTVEMPLDEYVRGVVAAEMPASFGTEALKAQAVAARTFAVKRMRQFGGPGCSAHPGADVCTDHLHCQAWISDDELRKKLGYLEYHAYARKIASAVESTSGKIVTYRGEPIEAYYHAASGGSTEDSEDVWQAAVPYLRAVSTEFEAREPSFQQLVEFTVTELEKRLGVKLTERKVRTYKVAGKDVQVVAEERMDRPIEVLSVTPAGRVREIRVGDKVFSGHSLRELLGLRSTKLTCRIVGDKVCFVTTGYGHGVGMSQYGAQVMAQAGKTYADILRHYYPGTEVTVFAALAPEQLP, from the coding sequence ATGGACAGGGCGGTGATCTTCTCCGTCGGGTTCTGTATACTGGTCGTCCTCGTGGTGCCTTCCGTGCTGGTAAGAGGTTGCGACTACGGGGTCGAGCCGCGGCAACAGGCGGCGGGGCCCACCGTCCGGGTATTCGTGACCGCGACCGGGCAAACGGTGGAGATGCCCCTCGACGAGTACGTGCGAGGGGTTGTGGCTGCTGAGATGCCGGCGTCGTTTGGAACGGAAGCGCTGAAAGCGCAAGCTGTGGCGGCGCGTACGTTCGCGGTCAAGAGAATGAGGCAGTTCGGCGGTCCCGGGTGTTCGGCTCACCCAGGCGCCGACGTGTGCACTGATCACCTGCACTGCCAGGCGTGGATATCCGACGACGAGTTGCGAAAGAAGCTCGGCTACCTCGAATACCACGCCTATGCTCGGAAGATAGCGAGCGCAGTGGAATCGACCTCGGGGAAGATCGTCACGTACCGGGGCGAGCCCATTGAGGCGTACTACCATGCGGCCTCGGGTGGGTCGACCGAGGACTCCGAGGATGTGTGGCAGGCGGCCGTCCCGTACCTGCGGGCGGTGTCCACGGAGTTCGAGGCTCGAGAACCCAGCTTCCAGCAGCTCGTGGAGTTCACCGTGACGGAACTCGAAAAGAGGCTCGGTGTGAAACTCACTGAGAGGAAGGTGAGGACGTACAAGGTTGCCGGTAAAGATGTGCAAGTCGTCGCAGAGGAAAGAATGGACCGGCCCATCGAGGTGCTGAGCGTTACACCGGCCGGTAGGGTCAGGGAGATCCGCGTGGGCGACAAGGTATTCTCTGGGCACTCTCTGCGCGAGCTCTTGGGACTTCGCTCCACCAAGCTCACTTGCCGAATCGTGGGAGACAAGGTGTGCTTCGTTACCACCGGCTACGGCCACGGAGTGGGCATGTCCCAGTACGGGGCGCAGGTCATGGCCCAGGCGGGGAAGACCTACGCGGACATTCTCAGACACTATTATCCCGGCACCGAGGTCACGGTCTTCGCGGCGCTTGCGCCCGAGCAGCTACCCTGA
- a CDS encoding peptidoglycan DD-metalloendopeptidase family protein, which translates to MVGAWRGILRIMPPREAAIVVIMGGVAFGLGVALGRVTAPPAAPLDQGYVTIEHVSSHEPGTEPSVVGEEGPRQAAEESGQPGVIAPVSGAGSSSDDEGRGVVGPVPSLGVTTPSQSQLPATASSLQPESLRSADREGAGGAAAKPEMPAASGGSSAARPAGSSVQTPKETTAQASRREKMLMPVQGRIISEFGWRRHPVFADWRYHTGIDIAASEGIPVRAALSGKVVEVDTDRQLGLYVVLEHEGGLRTKYCHLESSPASCGDSVAQGESIGMAGSSGVTSGCYVHFEVISGGKAQDPRKFL; encoded by the coding sequence ATGGTGGGCGCGTGGCGCGGCATCCTGAGAATCATGCCGCCGCGCGAAGCAGCGATAGTCGTGATCATGGGAGGAGTCGCGTTCGGGCTCGGAGTGGCTCTCGGGCGGGTCACCGCGCCGCCCGCGGCGCCTCTGGATCAAGGGTACGTCACCATCGAGCATGTAAGCTCTCACGAGCCTGGAACCGAGCCTTCCGTCGTGGGTGAGGAGGGGCCGCGCCAAGCGGCGGAAGAGTCAGGGCAACCGGGCGTGATCGCGCCCGTCTCCGGGGCTGGCTCGTCTTCTGATGATGAAGGGAGGGGAGTGGTGGGGCCGGTGCCGAGTCTGGGAGTGACGACCCCTTCCCAGTCGCAGCTGCCGGCGACGGCATCATCGCTCCAACCGGAGTCCCTGCGTTCCGCGGATCGCGAAGGCGCGGGCGGCGCTGCCGCAAAGCCCGAGATGCCTGCCGCGTCTGGCGGATCTTCCGCGGCGAGGCCCGCCGGTTCCTCCGTCCAGACCCCTAAGGAAACGACGGCGCAGGCATCCAGGCGTGAGAAGATGCTCATGCCGGTGCAGGGGAGGATCATCTCGGAGTTCGGGTGGAGAAGACACCCGGTGTTCGCCGACTGGCGTTATCATACGGGAATTGACATCGCCGCTTCCGAGGGCATCCCCGTTCGGGCGGCGCTGTCCGGCAAGGTAGTCGAGGTGGACACCGACAGGCAGCTTGGGCTGTACGTAGTGCTCGAGCACGAAGGAGGACTCCGCACCAAGTACTGCCACCTTGAGTCTAGTCCGGCGTCTTGCGGGGATTCGGTGGCCCAAGGCGAATCCATAGGCATGGCCGGGTCTTCGGGGGTCACGTCAGGGTGTTACGTCCACTTCGAGGTCATCAGCGGCGGCAAGGCACAGGACCCCAGGAAGTTCCTGTGA
- the spoIIID gene encoding sporulation transcriptional regulator SpoIIID, whose product MREYIRRRVLDVAGHIIETKSTVRQAAKLYNVSKSTVHKDVTERLPLISKQLSRKVKRILEQNKAERHIRGGEATRKKYRQKKS is encoded by the coding sequence ATGAGAGAATACATCCGGCGTCGGGTGCTGGACGTGGCTGGCCACATCATCGAGACCAAGTCCACGGTCAGACAGGCTGCCAAGCTATACAACGTGAGCAAGAGCACTGTCCACAAAGACGTCACGGAAAGACTGCCACTCATCAGCAAGCAGCTCTCGCGGAAAGTCAAGCGCATCCTCGAGCAGAACAAAGCGGAGCGGCACATCCGCGGAGGAGAGGCCACGCGGAAGAAGTACCGTCAAAAGAAGAGCTAG
- a CDS encoding rod shape-determining protein: MFGLSVDVGIDLGTANTKVYVKGKGVVIREPSVVALDSETRKVLAVGEDARRMIGRTPGTITAVRPMKDGVIADYDITETMLRHFLAKACGRHTFIRPRVVICVPSGVTGVERRAVLEAATQAGARQTYLIEEPMAAALGAGIDISEPSGNMVVDIGGGTTDIAVISLSGIVVTESRRVGGDKFDEAIIRYIKKVYNLMIGERTAEDIKIQIGTAYPQGEGLSTEIRGRDLVTGLPRTIKFTSAETFQALTEPIAEIVDGVKGVLERTPPELAADIVDKGIVCTGGGSLLSGLTNLLADETGIPVQTAEDPMSCVVLGTGKILDALDRFRESVVVATRSV; encoded by the coding sequence ATGTTCGGGCTTTCGGTGGATGTGGGAATAGATCTGGGCACTGCCAATACGAAGGTGTACGTAAAAGGCAAAGGCGTGGTCATCCGCGAGCCGTCCGTGGTGGCTCTCGACAGCGAGACCAGGAAGGTGCTTGCCGTCGGCGAGGATGCCCGGCGGATGATCGGTAGGACGCCTGGGACCATCACGGCAGTGCGCCCAATGAAAGACGGTGTCATCGCCGATTACGACATCACCGAGACGATGCTGCGCCATTTCCTGGCCAAGGCGTGCGGCAGGCACACTTTCATACGGCCGCGCGTGGTCATCTGTGTTCCGTCTGGAGTCACGGGGGTCGAACGCCGCGCGGTACTGGAGGCGGCCACTCAGGCCGGAGCACGCCAGACATACCTCATCGAGGAGCCCATGGCCGCGGCCCTCGGCGCGGGCATCGACATCTCGGAGCCCTCAGGGAACATGGTGGTGGACATAGGAGGCGGAACGACGGACATCGCGGTCATCTCCCTGTCAGGCATCGTCGTGACCGAGTCGCGTCGCGTTGGGGGGGACAAATTCGACGAGGCGATCATCAGGTACATCAAGAAGGTTTACAACTTGATGATCGGGGAGAGGACCGCCGAAGACATCAAGATCCAGATCGGAACAGCGTATCCCCAAGGCGAGGGGCTGTCCACCGAGATCCGAGGCCGCGACCTCGTGACCGGCCTTCCACGGACCATCAAGTTCACGTCCGCTGAGACTTTCCAGGCTCTCACGGAGCCGATCGCCGAGATAGTAGACGGGGTCAAGGGAGTGCTCGAGCGCACGCCGCCAGAGCTAGCCGCCGACATAGTCGACAAGGGCATCGTGTGCACCGGAGGTGGGTCGCTGCTCTCGGGTCTCACGAACCTGCTCGCCGACGAGACCGGTATACCGGTACAGACCGCGGAGGACCCCATGAGTTGCGTTGTCCTTGGAACGGGCAAGATCCTCGATGCCCTGGATAGGTTCAGAGAGAGCGTCGTCGTGGCGACGAGGTCCGTGTGA
- a CDS encoding phosphodiester glycosidase family protein — MERSRFTSNVGGKAGAGSARRALRRVTTVAAAATWAAVVVVLLCGSALSQTMPGGGTPDQAGIIIGTANGPLAIPAVFRGQCLLLPATFVSETLKMPMRYDPASQRLTFSIPGGSPANAIEVVLHQRKWRLSSGEVREFAEAPTTAAGIPFVPADLLAITGEYEVSWDAQSKVVYLRGQDDPKTVMTDVRFSIYPDRVRVVFDFTGETGYEVVQMKNPSRVVVTFESTCVWGAIDRVIGDVAVNQVRVAPPENGKAKAVLDFNYVLPDVKAFWLKDPARFVVDVPKLYDTKASLTVTRGVRYTVVNKGTPAGPLTVDVLEVDVKDPTVSVRPTLAGKNGATGLARVSELVAREGAIAGVNGVFHSADGTPLGLMIIDGRMKAPPLMNRTALGITSDGAIVIDNVSLDEQGNLIPDWRTLGVVHAVGGGPRLVKDGKVHVTSGEERFKADVAVGRAPRTAAGVTFDGKLLLVAVTGRQAHHSIGVTLEELANLMIELGAKDALNFDGGGSSTMVVREYVMNTPSDGRERTVADAILVFSSLPKPAPVGPLPSDSVTSP, encoded by the coding sequence ATGGAACGTTCCCGTTTCACATCAAACGTTGGGGGCAAAGCCGGGGCGGGCTCGGCGCGACGAGCGCTTCGGCGGGTCACCACGGTGGCGGCTGCGGCGACCTGGGCGGCAGTGGTTGTGGTTCTGCTGTGTGGTAGCGCGCTTTCGCAGACGATGCCTGGCGGAGGCACCCCTGATCAGGCGGGGATCATCATAGGGACGGCGAATGGACCGCTTGCGATTCCCGCAGTGTTCAGGGGACAATGCTTGTTGCTGCCCGCGACGTTCGTGTCAGAGACGCTCAAGATGCCCATGAGGTACGATCCTGCCTCACAGCGGCTCACATTCAGCATACCTGGCGGATCACCGGCGAATGCCATCGAGGTGGTGCTACATCAGCGCAAGTGGAGGTTGTCATCGGGCGAGGTCCGGGAATTCGCCGAGGCACCTACCACGGCGGCCGGTATACCGTTCGTGCCCGCGGACCTTCTGGCGATAACCGGCGAATACGAGGTAAGCTGGGATGCCCAGTCGAAGGTGGTGTATCTGCGCGGCCAGGACGATCCGAAGACTGTCATGACCGACGTAAGATTCAGTATCTATCCCGACAGGGTGCGGGTTGTCTTCGACTTCACGGGAGAGACCGGATACGAGGTCGTCCAGATGAAGAACCCGTCGCGAGTCGTGGTGACTTTCGAGAGCACGTGCGTGTGGGGCGCGATAGACCGAGTCATCGGCGACGTCGCGGTTAACCAGGTGAGGGTCGCTCCTCCGGAGAACGGAAAGGCCAAGGCGGTCTTGGACTTCAACTACGTCCTGCCCGACGTGAAAGCGTTTTGGCTCAAAGACCCTGCAAGGTTCGTCGTGGACGTGCCGAAACTGTACGACACCAAAGCCTCGCTCACAGTAACTCGCGGGGTGCGCTACACGGTGGTGAACAAGGGGACCCCGGCAGGGCCGCTCACAGTAGACGTCCTCGAGGTCGACGTCAAAGATCCGACCGTCTCGGTGCGACCCACGTTAGCAGGAAAGAACGGCGCGACCGGTCTGGCCAGGGTCAGCGAGCTCGTGGCGAGGGAGGGCGCGATCGCAGGGGTGAACGGGGTGTTCCACTCGGCCGACGGCACGCCGCTGGGACTCATGATCATCGACGGGCGAATGAAGGCGCCTCCCTTGATGAACCGCACAGCACTCGGGATCACGTCGGACGGCGCCATCGTGATAGACAACGTCTCATTGGACGAGCAAGGCAACCTCATCCCTGACTGGAGAACGCTTGGTGTGGTCCACGCCGTCGGGGGAGGCCCCAGGCTGGTCAAGGATGGCAAGGTGCACGTCACGTCGGGAGAGGAGAGGTTCAAGGCGGACGTGGCCGTTGGTCGGGCACCGCGTACCGCCGCTGGGGTCACTTTCGACGGCAAGCTCTTGCTTGTTGCCGTCACAGGCAGACAGGCTCACCATAGCATAGGGGTCACTCTCGAGGAGCTCGCCAACCTCATGATCGAACTCGGCGCGAAGGACGCGCTGAACTTTGATGGTGGCGGATCGTCTACCATGGTGGTCCGCGAATACGTCATGAACACTCCCTCCGACGGGCGGGAGAGGACGGTTGCGGATGCCATATTGGTCTTCTCGAGCCTTCCGAAACCCGCTCCCGTCGGCCCGTTGCCGTCGGATTCCGTGACATCACCGTGA